Within Anopheles nili chromosome 3, idAnoNiliSN_F5_01, whole genome shotgun sequence, the genomic segment CCCGTACGAgctttttccatatcaaggtaGGCCATGGGCGACGACAAAATGAGCTGCTCCCTCGGCTCCATTATCTAAATTAAATAATCATGCTTTGGTTTGGGGGTTCCTTCTTTCCACGCAGCGGGCAAACATCTGGCTGGCGGCCGTAACGAAGCAAAATGTGAACGCCGCCATGGTGTTCGAGTTTCTGCTGAAGATCATCGACGTGATGCAGTCGTACTTCGGCAAGATTTCCGAGGAGAACATCAAGAACAACTTTGTGCTGATATACGAGCTGCTGGATGGTAAGTAGATCGCAGGAGGCTTTGCCTATCAATTGTTACGACTAATCGCGCTAATCGATCGTTTACATTGCAGAAATACTCGACTTTGGTTATCCGCAAAACTCGGATACGGGCGTGCTGAAGACGTTCATCACGCAGCAGGGCATCAAGACGGCGACGAAGGAAGAGCAGGCTCAAATCACGTCGCAGGTAACGGGCCAGATCGGTTGGCGCCGCGAGGGCATCAAGTACCGCCGCAACGAGCTGTTCCTCGATGTGCTCGAGTACGTGAACCTGCTGATGAGCCCGCAGGGCCAGGTGCTGTCGGCGCACGTTGCCGGTAAGGTCGTGATGAAGTCGTACCTCTCCGGCATGCCGGAATGCAAGTTCGGCATCAACGACAAGATCGTGATGGAAGCGAAGGGTCGCAGTGGCATTTCGGGCAATGCAGACAACGAGGCGTCGCGGTCGGGCAAACCGGTGGTCGTCATTGATGACTGCCAGTTTCATCAGTGCGTGAAGTTGAGCAAGTTCGAGACGGAGCACTCGATCAGCTTCATTCCACCGGACGGTGAGTTCGAGTTGATGCGTTACCGCACCACCAAGGACATCTCGTTGCCATTCCGCGTGATACCGCTGGTGCGGGAGGTTGGTCGGACCAAGATGGAGGTGAAGGTGGTGCTGAAGTCGAACTTCAAGCCGTCGCTGCTCGGGCAGAAGATTGAGGTGAAAATTCCCACCCCCCTCAACACGTCCGGTGTGCAGCTGATCTGTCTGAAGGGAAAAGCCAAGTACAAGGCTTCCGAGAATGCAATCGTCTGGAAGTAAGTTTTCTTTGGTTTAGGGTGATTTGTCTTTGTTGCTAAATGTGCACTTGTGTTTCTCGTTTCTCGCATCAGAATTAAACGTATGGCTGGTATGAAGGAAACGCAACTGTCGGCCGAAATCGAACTGCTCGAAACGGATACCAAAAAGAAATGGACTCGACCACCGATCTCGATGAACTTTGAGGTCCCATTCGCGCCATCCGGATTCAAGGTAGGCTTGTTTGAGAATCGTAAACTACGAGATGATGGATGATTGTGATGATATATTTTCTGTGTTTATCCCTGCTCAGGTCCGCTACTTAAAAGTATTCGAGCCGAAACTGAACTACTCCGACCACGATGTGATCAAATGGGTGCGATACATTGGCCGCAGCGGGCTGTACGAGACGCGATGCTAAGCGGGCGCTTGATGCGTACGATTCGGTGGTGTTTACTGCCCTGGAACTTCTTCTATGCTCCTCAGTTAAAGCAAAACTAACGTTCAGCAGAGTTTACAAATTAGCACTAGAGCTGCAGGCGCGAACACTTTAGTTGTCGAGTATTATGTTGTGGTTTCGACGTATTGCTTCACTCTCtgagcgcctttttttttttgttcgatacTCTCTATCTGTTTATTTGTATGGCTTTTCTTTTAGGGAATATATAGCAAATGAAGAAGCGTTAGTTGGTTCTTTTAGTGAAAAAAGGTCTGTTTTTTTGATTTCATAAGGTGCACCCTTTCTATGGTGCACGTTTCTTCTGCAGTATATGAGAGCAAAAGCGGTAGTGTTCGTTAGGAGATGATGTGATCCGAGTCATAGCCACTCGGTCACCTGGCAGCAATGGTTATTCCTATGACTAATCGTATGCTAATAACGCGAGCCAGCAGAAAACGAAAGTAGTATGTTATCCATGTTATtatcgaaacaaacaaacaaacaatgtgcATAATCGACGCGTTCGCGTGAGTTTAGGTTCCATAGATGATCCTatcgtaaaaaaatatacatagcATATAAATCTTACTAAGAAACAAGCTTGCTCTAGCTGAGAAGTAGCTTAGTAAACGTGCATATATGGAAGCAGGAATGTTAGTAGAAAAAAACCCGTCAACTCCTTTCCTTCCGCTTAAGATCACCGCGCGCGATACAACGTGCTGAACAAACGCGACGCAATGGCGTGCATAATTGCGGACGAATCTCTAGACGGTAGAACGCACGCGAGAGGACTGGCACTGGCTAGCTAGTAGCAAGTTGAGACgaaaaaaagtgcataaaCATACACAGACGCGGATGCGCGTGGACCTCAGCGTGCCAGCGAACGCATCGCAAACGGCGGGAGTATTATTGGTCCGTACCGAAATTATTGCTTCTGTATATATGTAACCTCGTATCGCCATCCATTCCAAACGCCGTTAGgacatatgtttttttttgttttttttttcggttcaatTCAGAGCATTCAATGTATTGTTTTGGTGGAACATGTCCCTGAAGAGCATGATGCTACATATAGAGGTACGAATTAGATTGATTAACGCGTTTCACTGCGTTTGGAATAGGTAGGATCGTTTACTCGTTTGCTGGTTAAGCAGTTCGCTGAATAGAAAGGCTACATATTACACCCTATAAGTTCACCGGTAACATACCCGTTTACAGACGGATGCAATGAAATTAAACTTGAAActatgaattttaaataagCCGGTAAAGAGAAATGCAAAAGTAAATAGTTCAAAAGATCTTTAGTCTAATACGAGAGTGAACATCCTACAAGCATTTCCAGCTACGCAATGAACATGCGTTTCGATGCAGTCAAGTGAGCTATCGTTCGTTAGGTTGATCCAGCTTTCGTAGCAATGCATATTTTCTATTCTTTCGGCCCAAGATGCTTCTAAACGTTTTCTCGCCCACTTCACATTGACAAAACGTTGATTCCCGCTATTGGATTAAAGGCATGAAAACACGCTCATCAACACTATACTATAGCAAAGAGCAGAGCAAATCAAGCGAAGGGTTGAATAAGAGCATAATACTGTCATGAATATAATATTATTGCGTAAACTATTAAGACGATAAACTTAGTtgttgaaaacaaaaggaagtaaaatcgatgaaaatgaaaatgcaacacCAGTGCGTCCCCGTTCGTGttcaaaaacagaaagaaaccCTTGAAATCGGTTCCCTTCGATCAGCAAAATGCTCGATTGAATGCTTTGATTGCGATGTCGTCCGTAATGAGCGATGATCACACGACCGGCGTTGAATGGTTTCACCCGCCAATCCATATTCGCCGATTATGCTGAGCTGTACGTTTAATGAGCCGCGCGATAGTGAcattctctctgtctctcgttctcgcacgctctctctccttctctcttaCGACACGTTTACTAAATGCTCGCGCGGCACAATCTGACTGGGAAGGGGAACACTACGTGATGCGGTACGTGTGCATCGGTGTGTGCCGTGTGGCCAGCTGTCAGTTTCGTCGTCGGGAACGTTAGTAGGCGACGGTCGTATCGaccggttttcttttatttctcgGTCAGCTTCCCGCCTGCTTAGATTACGGTGTTGGGCTCCgggccggtgggtgggttgttcAATAATTAATCAATCGCAACGGTATTTCACGCCATCTGGAACCAACCCGGTCAGGTGTTGACGTGCGGTAGTGGTAGATAGTGTACAGCTGTGTAGCGCGAATCACCTTCGCGTCTGTGCTTGGAGGATTAAGTTGTTTACGTTACATGGGGCTTGCCACCTGGTCACCGGGCAGCCGGTGTTGATCGAGAGAATTCGTCCTATACAGTACGGTGCGTTACTTTTTGTCCACAACTGGGCAAAGGAAGCTACAGTACGggtgtggaaagcgaaaataagGGCAACCTTTCCGGGGCTGCTCCGGGTTCGAGTGTGGCCAATGCAAGCACTAGTGCTCTAGTCGTCGTGGGCGAATGTCCGTTTCGAGTCGGccagcgagagagtgagagagagagagagtgtgtgtattGATGGGGAGAAAAGTGCGAAAAACTCGGTTAGTGGATTGCGATCGTATGAATGCTCTTGCCTCAAAGTCGGCCCAGAGTCGATAACCCGgtcacgggaaaaaaagggcaaaggcGAGAGTGAGACGGCAAGGCATGTGCGAAAGTGATGCGAAGCACAccacgagagagcgagagagcgaccgagagcgagagcgagagatccgCTGGCTGGGGCGCGAGCTTCGCTCCACCATTTGCTCTGGGGGTGAATCGGTGAGTTCGCGAGCTGGATCAATCAACCCCGGGGTGTGAGTGACCAGTttggcgtctccatcgagtGCGAGTGGAGGGTTcgcgtgttttcgttttcgcacCAGCGCCGTTTTTCGGTAGGCACCGTACATCCCGGGTATCTGTGAACTGTGCCATTGACACGTTGTGGATGCGTTTTCCCAGGCGttcgtttcggtgcgttttgcGCTTTTCGTGAATTCACGCCACAAAAAAGCGCACGGGGCGAATTCTGTGCACGCATTTTCAGTGAGTTCGTAGTGTGAACGCgtgtgaacgagagagaaagagagagtgtgagcaagtgagcgagtgagagagagagagagagagggcacaCGGCAAAGAGCGAGAGCGTTCAGGAGGAAAAGCCCACGAGGGCTTTTCCACAAAACATGGCAAGAAAAGGTGCCGCAGGCAGGCAGAGGTTGAGCTCCTGACGTTGTGTGCGACTTGTGGTGCGTGAGCGAAGGACCAGAAGTACTTAGCATCGCGTCAGAACCGAGAGTGACGTGAGTGGCACCACCTGCcctgggggtgggtggtgggtgggttgttgtGATGCAAAGATAACCAGTCCGATCAGaggaagaaatgaaaaaaaaaaaacaaaccaagcaaaaagagaaacaaaaacagccgTCTAAACAACGGCGGTACTCCATGGCCTACCTGAGATGTCGTGTCAAATGGCAGCtggggaaggaaataaaataaggaTACAACCGATTGGGGTGGGAGGGTGGCGCTCGCGGAGTGGCCGCGTGGAACCGAGGCTGTGTGTGGCGAAGGTTTTCCGTGAGTGGGCCGTGCGGCTCGCCGATCCCATTATCCTTCTCGCTGCCGAGGGTCGCCGCCGATGGTGGGAGCACCTATTTTTGgaattgttttgttgttattgatTGGTCAGCCACCGGGCttggttcggtggaaaagcgaaggcCCTTTAGGCCCGACGTGCCGGGAAATGGTGGCTTGTTTACAACCGCACCACACACTTTGATCCTGACATTCGGATTCCGTGGAAAGCTGAATCCTTATCTCGCTTACGCTCTCCTCCTGCTGAatccttctctctcactctctctctctctctttctctccttctctcacgCCTTCACGGAGGCTCGGACCGTGCGTGAGTGCGTGAATTGCGTGTGCTTTTCCCTCCCTGGGCACGCTCGGAAACCATTCATTGCGGAGCGTTCGCTTCGGTtcgtcggttcggtttcgttacGCGCTCGCACGCCGCCAGACGTGTGGGCTTTTCCCGGTGAGCACTCGCGCACCCCTTATCGGCAAGACTCAGTGACGGGTTCAGGCTcgggttatgtttttttcctccttcatcGTAATTATTTCCTACCAGgccttgcgtgcgtgtgtgcgtgtatgtgcggGTTAGTGTTGTGCGATTTCCACGCCGGGACATCATCGTGTCGTGGCTTCCCGGAAGGGTTTCTCTAGGTGAAGGTGGATTAACAGCCCCCAGAGCCAGAtaagggtgcatttttttcacaaaagaaaaaacccaaaaccatgTGACAGCCAATAGTGGTGGCGAATAGTTTGCAAAAGTGCAAATTTTGGAGGCTCTTGCTGCTTCTTTTGTATCCttttgttcgctctttctcacATCACGCGCACGTTCTGGATTTTTCAGTAGAAACCTGTACCTTCCCACGTTCCTCGGTGCACCATCTCGCTCGTTCCCGCGCGTCCCGCTGTCGGGAACGCTCTTTCTGTCCTTCGTGGCTGGGAAAATTGCGGTCCCCTCTAACCCCTGTCAGTGGGCTGTTGCGTTGTATCCTTTTCCAGCCTACCGAGCCACCCGGGCCATCCTTTGTTCGGTCGGTGTCGCTGTCTCGGTCTGACGTGGCCCGatcccaccatcaccaccatcaccgtcaccGCTGGGGGCTAGGCTCGGTAGGCCGTTTTTCACGCAAACCACGGTGGAtgggaaccggaaccgctcaCCGGCTGGCTGGTGCTCCACGTGGGAGTGAGTGGCGTGAGTGCACGCCTCaaaggtgggtgggttggaaagcTTACCTCCTCATTTTACACCCTCGCGTTTCACCTTTTTGGACGGTGCTGGAGCTCGGCGGCGCCACGATTTCCTGTTGCAGAAGCCCGCACACGTATGATTGCCGTCGATGTTAAAGCCAATTTTATGTCCCTTTCCTCCCCATAATCCCCGCAATTTCCTTTTTCAGTCcacttcccacccaccctcaaCCAGCTAAGGGTGAACTGGCGAGCAGGTTGTGGTGTGATGAGCTCTTTCAAGAGCACCACAGTAGGCACAGTGCTTGAGTGTTGAGCTAAGTGCGTGAaagagcaagagcgagagcgagcgagagagaagcggcgtgcgcgagcgagaaggaATGAGAAAGGAAATGAGTGAGTTTCAACGTGCCCGTGAAAGCCTTACGCGGAAATTGAGAGTGTTTTCTGCGAGGTCCTCGGAACGCGGACCGCGGGAAGAATGCAATTGTGGTCGCACAGGGGGCAgtacaacaaaagaaaaccgaaacaaccTCTAGCGGGGGCTGGCGTTGGGTAGTAAAatcgaattaaaataaatatatatattccccccccccccccacacagcaggaggaaagcaaaaagataAAAGGTTCGTTACACGCGTTCACTCACGGCCGGAGACAACGACACAAAACCCGAGAGAGTAAGCCAGCGTGTGTGGATACGCTCtcgtgcccgtgtgtgtgtttgtgtgcgcgtgtgtgaggaTGTGTGCTAAAGCGAGAGTGGAAACATAAGCGGCAGGCACATGCAGGCTGTCTCACTGTACCACTGCAAAACGTCAATATTATCCTTGGACTTGGGGATTAGCGCAAATCGAGCGAGTAAAGCGAACAGCCCGAACAGTGCGAAGTAGGATCGGACACAAAAGCTCCCTTCTTCCTTCACCAGCGACAGCACCAACATCAGCCTGAGGTGAGTTTACGGCAGCGGGTGGCACTGAGCAATAGAAGCGAACAACCATCAACAAGCGGGCTGTTGTCGGTTGAGGCTGGAATCGCtggaacaaaaagcaacatcaAATCAACTCCCACACCGCGGATGGGTTCAGTTGATAACGGGGGCAAGAAGAAAGCGGTGAAAAGCGGGAcattaaaaaataacatcaccGCACGCCCCGTGGctgaagagaaagagatcggGAAAGAGAGCGAACAGACATCGAACGGGGAACAAACAGCAACGGAAAGGGGATGCAAGCAGCCAGGAAGGATCCGCTCACCGAAGAGATGAAAAGAACTGAATGAAGTTTTTCCCGCACGGCTAGCTTTCCCCCTCCTTGCGGCACATTTTGACAGGGAAGCAAGGGTCGTTGGAAAGGCGACCTTTTTGATTGTTGCTTTCGGGCGTAAGGGGGAGTTGGAGTTGGGCTCTCTCttgttgcgcttttccacgtgGAGGGGAGCACAAGGTTACACCACAATCGCTTCCGTGTTCTGCTTTATGATGCACGATCTCGAGACGCCCCCGAAGCTCTTTGTTTGTTCGAACCCGAACCGAGCCGCCAACGGGGGCCgattgtgggtggaaaatcgtttgGTTGGCTTCGGGAAAATGGGTTCTTTtgggcaaatgaaaaaaaaaacaacgatcgtGCCGGGTTGCATGTAGGTGGGGTACGGATTTTGACGCGCCCCCGGTGGGAGggataaaattgaaaacggGAGCGAAAAGGGGaaccaacagaaaaaaaaatcgcacaactCCAGAATGGGCTATTTTTTGTAGGCTTTTCCGGGTTGGCATCGACGATAACGTTGTGGTTTATTCCCCGTACCGTCTGAACGGCATCGTAACGAGCGGGTATTTTGGGGTATTTACATTTCCCGCTCTTAAATGCTCCCCTTCCCCGGTTAAAGCTAATGCTCACGATGGTGGGAATTTTCGTTCCAATTAAGCGTGGggctttcctgttttttttgcactccttTCCAAGGCCTGCGTTCACGTGCAATGAGGCATGATGGAGGGTTGGTTTGGTGCTTAATACCTTCGATTATCAGTTCGATTACGCCGGGCGTCGGGTTCGGTCCCTTTTATAATTGGCGTAATTCATTAGACGTGCCCGGGCCCATGCAATCACTGTCCATCACGAGCAGCTGCGGgaagtttttgatttttccttcttttcgagGCACGCCATTCGACGAGGTGCTCCTATTCGCGCGGGATCAATCAATGACGGGTGGCCCTGAAACGCCAGCAAAGCCAGCGAACATCAAATAATCAGCTCAAGATGGCGAATGGCGAGCAACGCCAAGGTGCCACTGCCGAACATAAACAAGCGCATCCGTGTGAGAAATAAACACCGGCTGCTTCACCGACCAGCTGGTGACCCTGGAGCCGGGCGTTTAGCtagttttgttgctttcatttttctctcccccccccatTGTTTCACCGAACAGAACACGAACCGAAACTTTCCCGCAACACACGAGAACCCGCTTATTATCTGCTCCATCTTTCCGGCAGTTGTTTCGTACGGTTTTATGATAAACTTTTTACGAGCCCTCGATCGAGACCCCCTGGCGCTACCGttctgtgggtgggtgtatgtgtgtatatgaGTCCTTTCGAGTGAGGAACGAGGGTGGGCTGATGGCGTGGGTGAAGTCATTTTGTTTCCCTGTTTGGTTCTTTCACACTTTGCGTGCTTAGCGTTATCTTGGTGCTTCGGTTCCGACCTCGCTAGCAGCGTTGCTTTTTTGGCCTTTCTCGATTATCGTTTCAAAAGCTAGTTGCCACCAGGGCCTCTCCCACCAGCTGACGTCCGATTGTGGGTGTCGGTGTGACTTTTCCGAGGCCGACAGCGTTTAAGTACAttattttggtgtttttctgATTCTCTCGCTGCTTTTGCCCGCACTGACCGGTGGAATGGCAGGATGCGGATTAAGTCACAATTAATAAAAGATTATGACCGTCTCTTTTCGCTCGGTTGGAGTGGCCAACCGGGCCAACGGGTACGCTCGCTCGAGGGTCACTCGAGaacgcttctttttgttttctcctttCCCGTTTTTGTTGCTCAGCATTCTCACGCCCTATATGGCGGCtcggccacacacacacacacggttcaATGATTATGGCGGGCTGCattccttcatatgaaaactCACCCTCTTGAGCCAACAAAACGCCCCGATTGTGCGGGTGGATGGTTAATGCTATCACGGACGGGCGTTCTTGCTGTCCTCCTGATGCTGATGCGGCAGGCTGTCGGCATAAATTTAGCCGACGCGCCATCGTTTCATTCGTGGACATTTGTTGCCAAATCTGGGTTGATAATGCTACTTTTAGCTAGCACCGCATTAGCGTTACATTTGTGAGGGGTTTTCCCAAGAAATGAGTCATTGCAATGATAAGCAGTAATATCGCAAAAATATCACGCAAAATGTGTTGTCCTCCATTAAGCATTGGAGCGTTCTAGCGTCACACGCAGCCTCGGGTTCGTCGAAATGTTCCCATTTGCGCAGGTCGACCGACAAATTTAGTGCGAGCGAATGGGAAAACCGAGCACCCCGCGGGATGGCAAGAGCTGGGCGGCATTTTATTCGATGCGATTCGAGTGTCCGCCTGCGCCGAGAGCTAAAGGCATGCCCGATCGGTGCTCGATTTCGGCACCAATTGTTGCGATACCGCGGTGCGTGTGGGGTGGTAGGGTGGCCATTCTTTTCTATTCTTAGTCGACACTAGCGGCTTGGCATTTTCGGGCCGGCTTAAGATGCAGCCAAGAGAACAAAAGAGATGGGGAGACGgagcgaagagagagagagagagataaaggaGCAacgaagagagcaaaaactGCAAAATCACCGAGAAAAACTGCGAGCACGAACGTTAGAATGGCGGCGTGAAAATCGGTGTATATTTGAAATCGTGATAGGTGGAACAAAAGCAttagaagcgagaaaaaaatactaacCCTTTCAGCGTGGGTGGTTGGCCTAGATTTGGCTCTCCTACTCGCGTTCAACTAGCAGTGTTTATGTTTCGCACATTAAACATTTTTCCCAGCGTAACACGCGGCGGCACCAAACAATCGGCATTCACGCTCGATCCGGCACGATCGGGTTGATTTATTGAAAACCGTTGCGAGTGCATTTTTGGTGCACTGCAAAAGCGCCTTTTGCCATTTATCTGTGTTTGCTATCTTTGCGCTAAGTTTTACGTTTCGATCGCTGGTTTTGCGTTATTATTGCAAAGAAAGCAACGATAGCGGCTTGTTTTTGCGCCGCTAGTTCGGTCGTTATTTGCAGCTGACATTATTTTAAGGCATTTTGCAATCCGTCTGGGAATGGGTTCCGGGAATTGTCGCTGGCACCCGTCCAGTTATTGTCGAACAGAAAATTAGCCGATTTGTTGTGTGCGCATTGTTGATAGCAACGCAAATGCTATTTATACGAACGGACAGAAGGGATAAAGTGTATGAATagcgaatgcaaatgaacaTGATTCACCGTTTCTTGATACATTTTTGCGTATTTTTATATGAAAAGCAAATTTGTTGGTGTTTGTATCGACTATACAATTGTATGAAGTAATGCATTGGCGACAATCATCCTTAATAATAGTATTTTTTGGccctattttttttccattgcgtGAGCCTGATACTTTATTCAAACACATCATGCCAGCAATGTGTGATATATAATGACACTCacgtgatggaggcgcctggtggttcacgCACCTATGAACATAAGTTGAACGTTTGAGCACTAGAGTATAGAACGTATGTTTTGACTGTAGTACAACATGATTGGTGCAGTCTTACAAACACTTGTACAAACTTTCGTTATATTTAGGTGATAGCTCTTCATGAAAACTACGGTGTCAAATTGAGTGTCGTTCatttgatggagacgcctggtgcctcACGTGTCTTAGAATCTTTAAAtgttcgggtttttttctgtgttaCTGTAAAATTGTCGAAGTTTAAGCGAGTTGAATATTATTTTGTCATattgaatttgtttaaaattttgacTTGTAAACATAGTTTTATTCAATGTCTCGTTGAGTGTCGTTCTCTTGAAGCGGAGCGTGGTGATTCACGTGCTTTAGTACTTTGCGCGTTTGATGTTCATTTCAGTAAGGTTTTGGTatttcactcaattttacAATCAATAACAAAATAGATGAAGCTCGAAATTTCCTAAAAGCCTTGAAGGTCGATCTATTCGtttcttaattaaataaatttcttATTGCTCTTACTGTCATCAAAAGCACACGCTCTTTATCCCCCCGGAATTGATATTTTTCTACCATGAATTTCTTCCTCTCCTTGCGTGATTCAAACACTACCAAATTCAGCTGTAGGCGCTTCATGCAAACAATGTTTGACATTGAATATCGCTAGCTTGAAGCAGACTGCCTGGTCGTTCACGCGCCTCAGAACGTTCACCATCGAGGAGGGTTCGAGGATGGCTTTTGGTAAAGCGTTTACGCTTAGATAAAAGTGGATTATTGCGCTTGCAGGCGGCTTCTTCGGAATGTTTCATCCAGCTGCCGACTGCGAACGCCATGTGCTGGATGGCCGAAATGTATTCGGCTTATTCGATCGAGCACACCCTCGTCCTGCGTGTGCCTGCAGCCTCCGTACCTCGACCCGTCCGTCGCAAATGGCTGAATGCTCACCCCCTAGTGAGGAACGCTTGCTTCTCCGAGTTTGGTTCCACCGGCTGGTCACAGCAACGGGCTAGTTTAAGTGTTCCGTTTTGTCTCCATCGCTTACGGCGGTCCTCGGGGCCAGATAGCCAAATTTTATGGCCGTAAACTGGCCTGGCCCAAAATGGCTGTGTCGCAGAGGGCAGCTGCTAACGGAAAAAAAGCTCTCGGGAGTGGACCGTGGGGCACGTTTTCCATTTTAGTGACAGTTGTATCTAATTTTCTGACTCGAGCTGCGAAGGAGAAAGCAGgaaagaatgagagaaagagaaaatgaaagagagtgagagagagagatagagaaagaatATAGAGGAAGAAATAAGCGCAATTCCGTGACGGCCATAGGAAGGATATAAGAACTAAGGGGACCTTCTTtttgggttggggttttgtttcttttttttgcatcacagCTTGGGGGAAGTTTTTgcctaaaaaaaatcaatacccgGCAGGATGTCTTCCGAGATGCAGctgcaggaaaaataaaaataaactttcaaTGCTGAAAAAACACGGCTACACATAAAATGCACCCAAATAATGAGCGTGAAATAAAGGAAGCGTTTAtttttgggagaaaaatgaCGAGAAGTACAGGTatagggtggaaaaatggagcCGTAAAACGAAACTGGTTGAGCCAAGCGGATGAAAGCAGAGGcaacgaaccgatcgaacaAACGGGGAAGCGTTTAAATCGAATgcaatttgtattttttcgtCGTTAATTTCGTCCCCTCGAAACGATATCAAACGGAGCGAATGGCTCACGAACTCGATCGAAAGAGGAACCACTTTTCTTTGGTGGTGtggaatatattttaaaccaGAAAAACTCCTTAAAGAGCTTACCCTATTCGCGTACCGGTCTATGCAAATAGAGTGGGGCTGCTACGGCGAACGGAAGCAGACATCATTAGCGCCGAGGAAAGATTCGCGTGAGCTACGGGAAGGGCCCGCAcatgctgattttttttttgtgtgtgtgcttagcGGAAGACAAATTCACACCGTAAACGCACCAAGGACATTTTCGCcgtcatcgtcaccatcatcggCACCCGTTTGGCGAGCGCAATAGGGGTGAATCGAAATTTCGAGCAAAAATTCGTTTCCCTCGTCGTCGGAACGCAACATGCGatcataaaaaacacacacagacacatacacCCATAAGGGCGCTTAGAGAAAGACGCTCCCTTTCTGCGCTGGATGGTGGCGTGAAAGTGTCCTTAAGACTGAAGCGGAtttctgtgtatgtgtgtgtgagtgtagaCCGATCGCCCTTATTTGGCGGCGGGATGACATTGGCACAGTGAAGGCACGATATCGTTTCGTGTTGGCCacgctgttttat encodes:
- the LOC128727842 gene encoding AP-2 complex subunit mu, which gives rise to MIGGLFVYNHKGEVLISRVYRDDIGRNAVDAFRVNVIHARQQVRSPVTNIARTSFFHIKRANIWLAAVTKQNVNAAMVFEFLLKIIDVMQSYFGKISEENIKNNFVLIYELLDEILDFGYPQNSDTGVLKTFITQQGIKTATKEEQAQITSQVTGQIGWRREGIKYRRNELFLDVLEYVNLLMSPQGQVLSAHVAGKVVMKSYLSGMPECKFGINDKIVMEAKGRSGISGNADNEASRSGKPVVVIDDCQFHQCVKLSKFETEHSISFIPPDGEFELMRYRTTKDISLPFRVIPLVREVGRTKMEVKVVLKSNFKPSLLGQKIEVKIPTPLNTSGVQLICLKGKAKYKASENAIVWKIKRMAGMKETQLSAEIELLETDTKKKWTRPPISMNFEVPFAPSGFKVRYLKVFEPKLNYSDHDVIKWVRYIGRSGLYETRC